In Microbacterium sp. 1.5R, the following are encoded in one genomic region:
- a CDS encoding glycoside hydrolase family 3 protein produces the protein MTDTDVTTARPWLDAALPVDERVQLLLDEMTVEEKAGLFFHTMIAIGDLDEANPIFGTPSAREFIDLKNMTHFNLLGAAPTGREIAAWQNELQRLAASTRLGIPVTLSTDPRHSFSENPGASILAGPFSQWPETLGLAATRDPELVERFADIARQEYTAVGLRVALHPQVDLATEPRWARQTATFGEDPELTGILGAAYIRGFHGDSFGPGSVSTMTKHFPGGGPQLDGEDPHFPYGREQVYPGGAFDLHLKPFEDALAAGTRQMMPYYGMPVGTEYEEVGFGFNRSVITGLLRERFGFDGLVCTDWGLINDAEIFGQPFPARAWGVEHLTPRERMLKVLDAGVDQFGGEDCPELLLGLVAEGSVSEERLDLSARRILREKFELGLFENPFVDEDAADEIVGSAEFRAAGEAAQRASVTVLTNDGSLPFAPGIKLYVEGIEPSVAAAYGDVVATVDEADLAILRLQAPFEQRDTTFENFFHAGSLEFSDEVLAHVAAIAGAVPTVVDVLADRPPILEPIVAGAAAVTVNWGVSGAALLDVLSGVASAQGRLPFDLPRSMAAVVASRPDVPFDTADPLFRFGDGLAL, from the coding sequence ATGACCGACACCGACGTGACCACCGCCCGACCGTGGCTCGACGCGGCCCTGCCGGTCGATGAGAGAGTGCAGCTCCTCCTCGACGAGATGACCGTCGAGGAGAAGGCCGGACTGTTCTTCCACACGATGATCGCGATCGGAGACCTCGATGAGGCGAACCCGATCTTCGGCACACCGAGCGCCCGCGAGTTCATCGACCTCAAGAACATGACGCACTTCAACCTGCTGGGGGCGGCGCCCACCGGGCGAGAGATAGCCGCCTGGCAGAACGAGCTGCAGCGGCTGGCGGCCTCGACCCGGCTCGGCATCCCGGTCACGCTGTCGACCGACCCGCGGCATTCGTTCAGCGAGAATCCCGGGGCGTCGATCCTCGCCGGACCGTTCTCGCAATGGCCGGAGACCCTGGGTCTCGCAGCCACCCGTGACCCCGAGCTGGTCGAACGGTTCGCAGATATCGCTCGTCAGGAATATACGGCTGTCGGCCTGCGCGTCGCCCTTCACCCGCAGGTCGACCTCGCCACCGAACCGAGGTGGGCGCGGCAGACGGCGACGTTCGGAGAGGACCCCGAATTGACGGGCATTCTGGGAGCGGCATATATCCGCGGGTTCCACGGCGATTCGTTCGGTCCCGGATCGGTCTCGACCATGACCAAGCACTTCCCCGGCGGCGGGCCGCAGCTCGACGGCGAGGACCCGCACTTCCCGTACGGGCGGGAGCAGGTGTATCCCGGGGGTGCGTTCGACCTGCACCTCAAGCCCTTCGAGGATGCACTGGCCGCCGGCACGCGTCAGATGATGCCGTACTACGGCATGCCCGTCGGCACCGAGTACGAGGAGGTCGGGTTCGGCTTCAACAGGTCGGTGATCACCGGGCTGCTGCGCGAGCGATTCGGGTTCGACGGCCTGGTGTGCACCGATTGGGGGCTGATCAACGATGCGGAGATCTTCGGCCAGCCGTTCCCTGCCCGCGCCTGGGGCGTGGAGCATCTGACGCCGCGAGAGCGGATGCTCAAGGTGCTCGATGCGGGTGTCGATCAGTTCGGTGGCGAGGACTGCCCCGAACTGCTGCTCGGGCTGGTCGCCGAGGGCTCGGTCTCGGAGGAGAGGCTCGACCTCTCCGCGCGACGGATCCTGCGGGAGAAGTTCGAGCTCGGGCTCTTCGAGAACCCGTTCGTCGACGAGGACGCGGCGGACGAGATCGTCGGCAGCGCGGAGTTCCGCGCCGCGGGAGAGGCGGCCCAGCGCGCCTCCGTGACCGTGCTGACGAACGATGGCTCGCTGCCCTTCGCCCCCGGGATCAAGCTCTACGTCGAGGGGATCGAACCATCCGTCGCAGCCGCGTACGGCGACGTCGTGGCGACCGTCGACGAGGCCGACCTGGCGATCCTCCGTCTCCAGGCGCCGTTCGAGCAGCGCGACACGACCTTCGAGAACTTCTTCCATGCGGGGTCGCTCGAGTTCTCCGACGAGGTGCTCGCGCATGTCGCCGCCATCGCCGGAGCCGTGCCGACCGTGGTCGATGTGCTCGCCGATCGACCGCCCATTCTCGAACCGATCGTGGCCGGTGCGGCGGCCGTCACCGTCAACTGGGGTGTCTCAGGGGCGGCGCTGCTCGATGTGCTGAGCGGCGTCGCGAGCGCGCAGGGCAGGCTCCCGTTCGACCTGCCGAGGTCGATGGCCGCGGTCGTCGCCTCGCGACCCGATGTGCCGTTCGACACCGCTGATCCGCTCTTCCGATTCGGCGACGGGCTCGCTCTGTAG
- a CDS encoding choice-of-anchor G family protein, with protein sequence MEFLEGKTLRRRRAIGGGIAGVTVGAMILAGALVPTAANALDDANPNDPSVAQGQIIQLPADLLGGLDVAALGHTLTSNPAAVGPELGGLDLDVLEALSIDVGTLNVPLLTDGTSPGLLQLGDLGGAQSFSSSPTQTQSIASSGAITSGGAIDAGAIDGSVNPATLELTDLFDQLSVAGLTDAVLDEASVGIGALASRAESNAGVAGSEYRIAGLDLDLHSNLVAGLATTLGAAIQGTVTPVSDLAGPGGALTGLVTTVVDTINAIPDVPLVAAFEATGGTVAIAGLDTVGATVVTELLTEPLENTTGSVLVDLSDGTISVDLAQILVETGAGADLNSLPANTPALSATTIAAIQQGITSALTGTHPNSLNGKVATILDSTLDSLAVTLTVGVDLTNPLTGIDLVSGDVTIAGSLAQFAGTATPVPTVTTDISLAGLNIGALLNPVVSAVTTAVTTTTGPLVNTALTSVIPLVQPALAAVTGPVLSTLDPVLQGVLSGIATITINEQSEPGDIPGDSFTVRALAIDLLPAVGGGVELDLASSTVKAAAAAVAAIDAATTVQAGTDLPVTGSGWPANTQVTIQVAAPDGTPVNESAPVTTDASGNFTGTVFIPASTVPGTGYIVTATDGTSTATDTTEVTAAAAIDAAPAVQDGTDLGVSGTNWPANTQISVQLTAPGGGANIGGPELVTTDGSGAFVLGYPVPAGTPAGTGYTVTATLGAQTATDTTEVTNAPVASIDAAPTVQAGTDLAVSGSNWPANTEISVQLTAPGGGADVGGPETVTTNGDGEFTLSYPVPASATPGTAYTVTATAGAETAIDTTEVTAAAAVDAADTVQAGTSLPITGANWPANTVVEVQLTDPDGADVGGPETVTTDGDGGFTLNYPVPASATPGTGYTVTATVGGQTAEDTTEVTAAAAVDAADTVQAGTSLPVTGTGWPANTEVSVQLTAPGGATVGGPETVTTDGDGGFTLDYPVPASATPGTGYTITATVGTQTATDTTEVTAAATVDAAATVEAGADLAITGAEWPADTEVTVQLTAPGGAVIGTPQTVTTGALGGFAIDYPVPAGTPAGTGYTVTASAGTQTATDTTEVTAAPVVVDAASSVPAGTNLAVTGTGWPVNSTVSLQLTAPGGGADIGGPVIATTDEFGAFTENYPVPADAEPGAGYLLTATSGASSDTDTTEVTAGDPGDVNTNAAASASASADATADGDPSAQAAAEAAALADATSAASAAATSDATSAADAAATPDASSAATTDATSTANASAAVAAQAAAQADASDDVNADASTAAESNSASSSESAAIADSSTDASSEAAANTNAAASASASANADASTDAIAEAAAQAAAFADATAEGSAAADPTAEAAAESAATATSSTAATADATSEANAGAAVAAQAAALADATTDTAAEASATSDASTSAASNSSAAAIASASTDASSDAVATADASAAADPSAEVDTNASASAAASAQADDDSNAAAQAAAVAAALADATSSASAAADVTADAAASAAATDDASTDASTTATTDVDASAAAAAQAAAQNDATSTSAADASAAADADPNASAAAAANASSSATASATAAADASAEAEVEASAATTADAAATADASAAADPSAEVDTNASASAAASAQADDDSNAAAQAAAVAAALADATSSASAAADVTADAAASAAATDDASTDASATATTDANASAASAAAAQASAQNDATSTSAADASASADADPTASAAAAANASSSATASASAAADASAEAAAEASASATAEASASADAAADPTGPIAITIKVPVLERGEKQTAVGTGFQPGESVTGVMTSEPIALGTQVADAQGTVTFTWTIPSGTDLGTHAVTLTGATSGSVSASFQVVATGLATTGGEIQGGWIALAALLLMLGLGMTRVARSRRPLVQTE encoded by the coding sequence ATGGAATTCTTGGAGGGGAAGACTCTGCGGCGACGCAGAGCCATCGGGGGAGGCATCGCCGGCGTGACCGTCGGCGCGATGATCCTTGCGGGTGCACTGGTACCGACGGCGGCGAATGCGCTCGATGACGCGAATCCGAACGATCCGTCGGTCGCGCAGGGACAGATCATCCAGTTGCCGGCCGACCTGCTCGGCGGATTGGACGTCGCCGCACTCGGGCACACGCTGACGAGCAACCCGGCCGCGGTCGGCCCTGAGCTCGGCGGTCTCGACCTCGACGTGCTCGAGGCGCTCAGCATCGACGTGGGCACGCTCAACGTGCCGCTGCTGACCGACGGCACGTCGCCCGGTCTGCTGCAGCTGGGCGATCTGGGGGGCGCGCAGAGCTTCAGCTCCTCACCCACGCAGACCCAGTCGATCGCGTCCTCCGGCGCGATCACCTCCGGTGGTGCGATCGATGCGGGGGCGATCGACGGAAGCGTCAACCCCGCCACCCTCGAACTCACCGATCTCTTCGACCAGCTCAGCGTCGCCGGTCTCACCGACGCCGTCCTCGACGAAGCGTCGGTCGGCATCGGAGCCCTCGCATCGCGGGCGGAGTCGAACGCCGGCGTCGCCGGCTCCGAATACCGCATCGCGGGCCTGGACCTCGACCTGCACAGCAACCTCGTCGCGGGGCTCGCGACCACTCTGGGCGCGGCCATCCAGGGCACGGTGACCCCGGTCAGCGACCTCGCCGGTCCCGGCGGAGCGCTCACCGGGCTCGTCACGACCGTGGTCGACACGATCAACGCGATTCCGGATGTGCCGCTCGTCGCCGCCTTCGAGGCGACGGGCGGAACGGTCGCTATCGCCGGCCTCGACACAGTCGGGGCGACGGTCGTCACGGAGCTCCTGACGGAGCCGCTCGAGAACACCACGGGCTCGGTGCTCGTCGACCTGAGCGACGGGACGATCTCGGTCGACCTCGCTCAGATCCTCGTGGAGACGGGCGCAGGAGCCGACCTCAACTCGCTTCCCGCGAACACCCCTGCGCTGTCTGCGACGACGATCGCCGCCATCCAGCAGGGGATCACCTCTGCTCTGACGGGAACGCACCCGAACAGCCTCAACGGCAAGGTCGCGACCATCCTCGACTCCACCCTCGACTCGCTGGCGGTCACGCTCACCGTCGGGGTGGATCTCACCAACCCGCTCACCGGGATCGACCTGGTCTCCGGCGATGTCACGATCGCCGGCTCGCTCGCTCAGTTCGCGGGCACGGCCACGCCGGTTCCGACGGTGACCACCGACATCTCGCTCGCCGGGCTCAACATCGGTGCGCTGCTCAACCCGGTGGTGAGCGCTGTGACCACGGCGGTCACCACGACCACCGGCCCTCTGGTGAACACCGCGCTGACCAGCGTCATCCCGCTCGTCCAGCCGGCCCTCGCAGCGGTCACCGGCCCCGTGCTCTCGACGCTGGACCCCGTGCTGCAGGGCGTGCTGTCCGGCATCGCGACCATCACGATCAACGAGCAGTCCGAGCCGGGAGACATCCCCGGTGACAGCTTCACCGTGCGGGCGCTCGCCATCGATCTGCTCCCGGCCGTGGGCGGAGGGGTCGAACTCGATCTCGCGTCGTCGACCGTCAAGGCAGCGGCGGCGGCAGTCGCGGCTATCGACGCCGCAACCACCGTGCAGGCCGGAACCGATCTTCCGGTCACCGGCTCCGGATGGCCGGCCAACACCCAGGTGACGATCCAGGTGGCAGCACCGGACGGAACCCCGGTCAACGAATCAGCGCCGGTGACCACCGACGCGTCGGGCAACTTCACCGGCACGGTCTTCATCCCGGCCTCGACCGTGCCCGGCACCGGCTACATCGTCACGGCGACCGACGGCACCAGCACGGCGACGGACACCACCGAGGTGACCGCCGCGGCAGCGATCGATGCGGCACCTGCCGTGCAGGACGGAACCGACCTCGGCGTCTCGGGCACCAACTGGCCCGCGAACACACAGATCTCGGTGCAGCTGACCGCTCCCGGCGGCGGCGCGAACATCGGCGGCCCCGAGCTCGTCACGACGGACGGGTCGGGTGCCTTCGTGCTCGGCTACCCCGTTCCGGCCGGAACTCCTGCGGGAACCGGCTACACGGTCACCGCGACGCTGGGCGCGCAGACGGCGACGGACACCACCGAGGTGACGAACGCTCCGGTCGCCTCGATCGATGCGGCGCCGACCGTTCAGGCAGGCACCGATCTCGCGGTCTCCGGCTCCAACTGGCCGGCGAACACCGAGATCTCGGTGCAGCTGACGGCTCCGGGCGGAGGCGCGGACGTCGGTGGCCCCGAGACGGTCACGACGAACGGCGACGGTGAGTTCACGCTCTCCTACCCGGTGCCCGCATCGGCGACGCCCGGCACGGCCTACACGGTCACCGCGACCGCTGGCGCCGAGACGGCGATCGACACCACCGAGGTGACGGCCGCCGCTGCGGTGGATGCGGCCGACACGGTGCAGGCGGGAACCTCTCTCCCCATCACCGGTGCGAACTGGCCGGCCAACACCGTCGTCGAGGTGCAGCTGACGGACCCGGACGGCGCTGACGTCGGGGGTCCCGAGACGGTCACGACCGATGGCGACGGCGGGTTCACGCTGAACTACCCGGTTCCCGCGTCGGCGACCCCGGGCACGGGGTACACCGTGACCGCGACGGTCGGCGGCCAGACGGCTGAGGACACGACCGAGGTGACCGCCGCGGCAGCGGTGGATGCCGCGGACACGGTGCAGGCGGGCACGAGCCTTCCCGTCACCGGCACCGGCTGGCCGGCGAACACCGAGGTCTCGGTGCAGCTGACCGCTCCGGGCGGAGCGACCGTCGGCGGTCCTGAGACGGTCACGACCGATGGCGACGGCGGGTTCACGCTCGACTACCCGGTTCCCGCCTCGGCGACGCCGGGCACGGGCTACACGATCACCGCGACCGTCGGCACCCAGACGGCGACCGACACGACGGAGGTGACCGCAGCGGCGACCGTCGACGCGGCCGCGACCGTCGAGGCCGGGGCGGACCTGGCGATCACCGGTGCTGAGTGGCCGGCCGACACCGAGGTCACCGTGCAGCTGACAGCCCCCGGTGGTGCGGTCATCGGCACGCCCCAGACGGTGACGACCGGTGCTCTCGGCGGCTTCGCGATCGACTATCCGGTGCCGGCGGGAACTCCCGCGGGCACGGGATACACGGTCACCGCGAGCGCGGGCACGCAGACAGCCACCGACACGACCGAGGTGACGGCTGCTCCGGTCGTCGTCGACGCGGCCTCGTCGGTTCCGGCAGGTACCAACCTCGCCGTCACCGGCACGGGTTGGCCGGTGAACTCCACCGTGTCGCTGCAGCTCACCGCGCCAGGCGGGGGAGCGGACATCGGAGGCCCGGTCATCGCGACCACTGACGAGTTCGGTGCGTTCACGGAGAACTACCCGGTTCCGGCTGATGCCGAGCCCGGCGCGGGCTACCTGCTCACCGCGACATCCGGCGCGTCCAGCGACACGGACACCACCGAGGTGACCGCGGGCGACCCGGGTGACGTCAACACCAACGCGGCTGCATCGGCATCCGCTTCGGCTGACGCGACCGCAGACGGCGACCCGTCGGCGCAGGCGGCGGCTGAGGCCGCGGCCCTCGCAGACGCGACGTCGGCGGCCTCAGCGGCGGCGACCTCGGACGCCACCTCGGCGGCGGATGCGGCGGCGACGCCGGATGCCTCGTCGGCCGCGACCACCGATGCCACCTCGACGGCCAACGCCTCGGCGGCAGTTGCTGCGCAGGCGGCGGCCCAGGCCGACGCGTCGGATGACGTGAACGCGGATGCATCGACGGCGGCGGAGTCGAACTCGGCGTCGTCGTCGGAGTCGGCGGCCATCGCCGACTCGTCGACGGATGCCTCCTCCGAGGCTGCGGCCAACACGAACGCGGCGGCGTCGGCATCCGCGTCGGCGAACGCCGATGCATCGACCGACGCGATCGCTGAAGCGGCCGCGCAGGCGGCGGCGTTCGCGGATGCCACGGCAGAGGGATCGGCTGCGGCTGACCCGACGGCTGAGGCTGCGGCGGAGTCGGCGGCGACGGCGACATCGTCCACGGCAGCCACGGCGGACGCCACCTCGGAGGCGAACGCCGGTGCAGCGGTAGCGGCTCAGGCTGCGGCGCTGGCCGACGCGACGACGGATACCGCGGCTGAGGCCTCGGCGACTTCGGACGCCTCGACGAGCGCAGCATCGAACTCGAGCGCGGCGGCGATCGCCAGTGCATCGACCGACGCCTCGTCCGATGCAGTCGCCACGGCCGATGCCTCGGCTGCGGCCGACCCGTCCGCTGAGGTCGACACCAACGCCTCGGCATCCGCTGCGGCGTCGGCTCAGGCTGATGACGACAGCAACGCGGCGGCTCAGGCGGCGGCTGTCGCTGCGGCTCTGGCCGATGCGACGAGTTCCGCTTCGGCGGCGGCTGACGTGACGGCTGATGCGGCCGCGTCTGCGGCGGCGACGGACGACGCATCCACGGACGCGTCGACCACGGCCACGACGGATGTGGACGCGTCTGCTGCAGCGGCCGCTCAGGCGGCGGCGCAGAACGATGCGACCTCGACGAGTGCGGCTGACGCGTCCGCGGCGGCAGATGCCGATCCGAACGCGTCGGCGGCCGCGGCGGCCAACGCCTCGTCGTCGGCCACGGCGTCCGCGACGGCGGCGGCTGACGCTTCCGCTGAGGCAGAGGTCGAGGCATCCGCTGCGACCACGGCTGACGCTGCGGCTACGGCTGATGCCTCGGCTGCGGCCGACCCGTCGGCTGAGGTCGACACCAACGCCTCGGCATCCGCTGCGGCGTCGGCTCAGGCTGATGACGACAGCAACGCGGCGGCTCAGGCGGCGGCTGTCGCTGCGGCTCTGGCCGATGCGACGAGTTCCGCTTCGGCGGCGGCTGACGTGACGGCTGATGCGGCCGCGTCTGCGGCGGCGACGGACGACGCATCCACGGATGCCTCGGCCACGGCCACGACGGATGCGAACGCGTCGGCCGCCTCCGCGGCAGCGGCGCAGGCGTCGGCGCAGAACGACGCGACCTCGACGAGTGCGGCTGACGCATCGGCTTCGGCTGACGCTGATCCGACCGCGTCGGCGGCCGCGGCGGCAAACGCCTCGTCGTCGGCCACGGCGTCCGCGTCGGCGGCGGCTGATGCCTCCGCTGAGGCTGCTGCCGAGGCATCCGCCTCGGCGACTGCTGAGGCCTCGGCGTCTGCAGACGCGGCAGCCGACCCGACCGGACCGATCGCCATCACGATCAAGGTCCCGGTTCTGGAGCGCGGAGAGAAGCAGACGGCGGTCGGCACCGGGTTCCAGCCCGGCGAGTCCGTCACCGGTGTGATGACGTCCGAGCCGATCGCACTGGGCACCCAGGTCGCCGATGCGCAGGGCACGGTCACCTTCACCTGGACGATCCCCTCCGGCACCGACCTCGGAACCCACGCCGTGACACTGACCGGAGCGACCTCCGGCAGCGTGTCGGCCTCGTTCCAGGTCGTGGCCACGGGCCTCGCCACCACCGGTGGTGAGATCCAGGGCGGGTGGATCGCGCTGGCGGCTCTGCTGCTGATGCTCGGACTCGGGATGACGAGGGTCGCGCGTTCCAGACGGCCGCTCGTCCAGACGGAGTAA
- a CDS encoding DUF5819 family protein, which translates to MTETSPEVQDAAVAATAPRPRPTWWVKLIAFAACLLTLWHVGASFLWIAPYSALREIPTQEVLAGYMLPMFGQSWSVFAPEPINGDYHFNVRAVIEKDGEEIETGWVSATDVELSMIRYNLFPPRAGIQSSEVASGQMNAYNKLDDDQKAVVGLDFAEDGWEEWMVRSFDELEGDNPSTDAYMAEEHLSTAYATQVAYAIWGADSVIKVQYRVSRQNVVPYADRNDPSAQRPDPTFSTTGWRLPIEEEGQSRENFANTFRAQFERIQP; encoded by the coding sequence ATGACTGAGACCTCACCCGAAGTGCAGGATGCGGCGGTCGCCGCGACCGCCCCTCGACCGCGCCCGACCTGGTGGGTGAAGCTCATCGCGTTCGCCGCGTGTCTGCTCACCCTGTGGCACGTGGGGGCGTCGTTCCTGTGGATCGCTCCGTACTCGGCGCTCCGCGAGATCCCCACGCAAGAAGTCCTCGCCGGGTACATGCTGCCGATGTTCGGTCAGTCGTGGAGCGTCTTCGCGCCCGAGCCCATCAACGGCGACTACCACTTCAACGTGCGTGCCGTCATCGAGAAGGACGGTGAGGAGATCGAGACCGGGTGGGTGAGCGCCACCGACGTCGAGCTCTCGATGATCCGCTACAACCTCTTCCCGCCCCGAGCGGGGATCCAGTCGAGCGAGGTCGCGAGCGGCCAGATGAACGCCTACAACAAGCTGGACGACGACCAGAAGGCCGTCGTCGGGCTCGACTTCGCCGAGGATGGCTGGGAGGAGTGGATGGTGCGCTCCTTCGACGAACTCGAGGGCGACAACCCGTCGACCGACGCGTACATGGCGGAAGAGCACCTCTCCACCGCCTACGCCACCCAGGTGGCCTATGCGATCTGGGGCGCCGACTCCGTCATCAAGGTCCAGTACCGAGTGAGCCGCCAGAACGTGGTGCCCTATGCGGATCGGAACGATCCGAGCGCGCAGCGCCCCGACCCCACGTTCTCGACCACCGGGTGGCGCCTGCCTATAGAAGAGGAAGGGCAGAGTCGCGAGAACTTCGCGAACACCTTCCGCGCCCAGTTCGAGAGGATCCAGCCGTGA
- a CDS encoding HTTM domain-containing protein — protein MSAPTKTAPQTNGAANRDRKKDAAGRSTVTAPAPASAPPASAPEPSPPRTPAPAAPPPGSFVTRLLSFASSMIGGLWSMVLSAIDRISAFVGDWLFNGKKALYGLAVTRILFGVTAIGLLASNFSTRLYTFGSGSAWNGELAEPVSEFPKIWIFSAFHAAMGNDALYTALYLLLGVLAVLFVLGWRFRIVLPVFFCLWVGFIEANDMVGDQGDNMFRIALLLLFFADPAARWSIDARRRAKKGEWFAPGSQPALLGTVFHNLALVALTAQVCFVYASGALYKAGGAPWEEGYAVYNPLQTARFGTWPVLSDLVTTWGPMVVAATWGSIILQVAFPLMLLTRPTRLIGLIGILSFHIGIGVLMGLPWFSLTMIAIDSIFIRDRTWARLSEGTRRRWEQAQTAPPTPARVEA, from the coding sequence GTGAGCGCGCCCACCAAGACCGCGCCCCAGACGAACGGCGCCGCGAACCGGGACCGGAAGAAGGATGCTGCCGGGCGGTCGACCGTGACGGCGCCCGCTCCGGCATCCGCTCCACCCGCCTCTGCGCCCGAGCCTTCGCCGCCGCGCACGCCCGCGCCTGCCGCCCCGCCTCCCGGGTCTTTCGTGACCCGCCTGCTGAGCTTCGCCTCGTCGATGATCGGCGGACTGTGGTCGATGGTCCTCTCGGCGATCGACCGGATCTCCGCGTTCGTGGGGGACTGGCTCTTCAACGGCAAGAAGGCCCTCTACGGTCTCGCGGTCACCCGCATCCTCTTCGGCGTCACAGCGATCGGCCTGCTCGCGTCGAACTTCAGCACTCGTCTCTATACGTTCGGCTCGGGGTCGGCGTGGAACGGCGAACTCGCCGAACCCGTCAGCGAGTTCCCGAAGATCTGGATCTTCAGCGCGTTCCATGCCGCGATGGGCAATGACGCGCTCTACACCGCCCTCTATCTGCTGCTCGGCGTGCTGGCGGTGCTGTTCGTCCTCGGCTGGCGTTTCCGGATCGTCCTCCCGGTGTTCTTCTGCCTCTGGGTCGGGTTCATCGAGGCGAACGACATGGTGGGCGATCAGGGCGACAACATGTTCCGCATCGCGCTGCTCCTGCTGTTCTTCGCCGACCCGGCCGCTCGCTGGTCGATCGATGCCAGACGTCGCGCCAAGAAGGGGGAGTGGTTCGCTCCAGGAAGCCAGCCCGCCCTCCTGGGAACGGTCTTCCACAATCTGGCCCTCGTGGCGCTGACCGCGCAGGTGTGCTTCGTGTACGCATCGGGTGCTCTCTACAAGGCGGGAGGTGCGCCCTGGGAAGAGGGTTACGCGGTGTACAACCCGCTGCAGACCGCTCGGTTCGGCACGTGGCCGGTGCTGAGTGACCTGGTCACGACCTGGGGCCCGATGGTGGTCGCGGCGACCTGGGGTTCGATCATCCTGCAGGTGGCGTTCCCGCTGATGCTGCTCACACGGCCCACTCGGCTGATCGGCCTCATCGGCATCCTCTCCTTCCACATCGGCATCGGCGTGCTGATGGGGCTGCCGTGGTTCTCGCTGACGATGATCGCGATCGACTCGATCTTCATCCGCGATCGGACGTGGGCGCGGTTGAGCGAAGGGACGAGACGGCGGTGGGAGCAGGCGCAGACCGCGCCTCCCACGCCCGCACGCGTCGAGGCCTGA